In a genomic window of Phyllostomus discolor isolate MPI-MPIP mPhyDis1 chromosome 5, mPhyDis1.pri.v3, whole genome shotgun sequence:
- the TFAP2A gene encoding transcription factor AP-2-alpha isoform X6 codes for MSILAKMGDWQDRHDGTSNGTARLPQLGTPEPPARPAAAAAPGLARPEAEPGVRAPAHAPGAAPPAAGPGSSQGLPTARGPPARPARAWLGTRRPPDPLLTSRHRGRPGKRPRGRCERQCSAYSPTPREDAGDTQPHVEDPGINIPDQTVIKKGPVSLSKSNSNAVSAIPINKDNLFGGVVNPNEVFCSVPGRLSLLSSTSKYKVTVAEVQRRLSPPECLNASLLGGVLRRAKSKNGGRSLREKLDKIGLNLPAGRRKAANVTLLTSLVEGEAVHLARDFGYVCETEFPAKAVAEFLNRQHSDPNEQVTRKNMLLATKQICKSSPTCWLRTDPLWGTPGPIPSWSLASRAA; via the exons GACCGTCACGACGGCACCAGCAACGGGACGGCACGGTTGCCCCAGCTGGGCACT CCTGAACCCCCTGCACGCCCAGCCGCAGCCGCAGCACCCGGGCTGGCCCggccagaggcagagccaggagtcaGGGCTCCTGCACACGCACCGGGGGCTGCCCCACCAGCTGCCGGGCCTGGATCCTCGCAGGGACTACCGACGGCACGAGGACCTCCTGCACGGCCCGCACGGGCTTGGCTCGGGACTCGGAGACCTCCCGATCCACTCCTTACCTCACGCCATCGAGGACGTCCCGGTAAGAGGCCGCGCGGACGGTGCGAGAGGCAGTGCAGCGCCTACTCACCCACTCCCAGAGAAGATGCCGGGGACACACAGCCG CATGTAGAAGACCCGGGTATTAACATCCCAGATCAAACTGTAATTAAGAAAG GCCCCGTGTCCCTGTCCAAGTCCAACAGCAACGCCGTCTCCGCCATACCCATTAATAAGGACAACCTCTTCGGTGGCGTCGTGAACCCCAACGAAGTCTTCTGTTCAGTTCCGGGTCGCCTCTCGCTCCTCAGCTCCACCTCGAAGTACAAGGTCACGGTGGCGGAAGTACAGCGGCGCCTCTCACCGCCCGAGTGTCTCAACGCTTCGCTGCTGGGCGGAGTGCTGCGGAG GGCGAAGTCTAAAAATGGAGGAAGATCTTTAAGagaaaaactggacaaaatagGATTAAATCTGCCAGCAGGGAGACGTAAAGCTGCCAATGTCACCCTGCTCACATCACTAGTGGAGG GAGAAGCCGTCCATCTAGCCAGGGACTTTGGATACGTGTGTGAAACTGAATTTCCTGCCAAAGCAGTAGCTGAATTTCTCAACCGACAACATTCCGATCCCAATGAGCAAGTGACAAGAAAAAACATGCTTCTGGCTACAAA ACAGATATGCAAGAGTTCACCGACCTGCTGGCTCAGGACCGATCCCCTCTGGGGAACTCCCGGCCCAATCCCATCCTGGAGCCTGGCATCCAGAGCTGCTTGA
- the TFAP2A gene encoding transcription factor AP-2-alpha isoform X4, giving the protein MKMLWKLTDNIKYEDCEDRHDGTSNGTARLPQLGTPEPPARPAAAAAPGLARPEAEPGVRAPAHAPGAAPPAAGPGSSQGLPTARGPPARPARAWLGTRRPPDPLLTSRHRGRPGKRPRGRCERQCSAYSPTPREDAGDTQPHVEDPGINIPDQTVIKKGPVSLSKSNSNAVSAIPINKDNLFGGVVNPNEVFCSVPGRLSLLSSTSKYKVTVAEVQRRLSPPECLNASLLGGVLRRAKSKNGGRSLREKLDKIGLNLPAGRRKAANVTLLTSLVEGEAVHLARDFGYVCETEFPAKAVAEFLNRQHSDPNEQVTRKNMLLATKQICKSSPTCWLRTDPLWGTPGPIPSWSLASRAA; this is encoded by the exons ATGAAAATGCTTTGGAAACTGACGGATAATATCAAGTACGAGGACTGCGAG GACCGTCACGACGGCACCAGCAACGGGACGGCACGGTTGCCCCAGCTGGGCACT CCTGAACCCCCTGCACGCCCAGCCGCAGCCGCAGCACCCGGGCTGGCCCggccagaggcagagccaggagtcaGGGCTCCTGCACACGCACCGGGGGCTGCCCCACCAGCTGCCGGGCCTGGATCCTCGCAGGGACTACCGACGGCACGAGGACCTCCTGCACGGCCCGCACGGGCTTGGCTCGGGACTCGGAGACCTCCCGATCCACTCCTTACCTCACGCCATCGAGGACGTCCCGGTAAGAGGCCGCGCGGACGGTGCGAGAGGCAGTGCAGCGCCTACTCACCCACTCCCAGAGAAGATGCCGGGGACACACAGCCG CATGTAGAAGACCCGGGTATTAACATCCCAGATCAAACTGTAATTAAGAAAG GCCCCGTGTCCCTGTCCAAGTCCAACAGCAACGCCGTCTCCGCCATACCCATTAATAAGGACAACCTCTTCGGTGGCGTCGTGAACCCCAACGAAGTCTTCTGTTCAGTTCCGGGTCGCCTCTCGCTCCTCAGCTCCACCTCGAAGTACAAGGTCACGGTGGCGGAAGTACAGCGGCGCCTCTCACCGCCCGAGTGTCTCAACGCTTCGCTGCTGGGCGGAGTGCTGCGGAG GGCGAAGTCTAAAAATGGAGGAAGATCTTTAAGagaaaaactggacaaaatagGATTAAATCTGCCAGCAGGGAGACGTAAAGCTGCCAATGTCACCCTGCTCACATCACTAGTGGAGG GAGAAGCCGTCCATCTAGCCAGGGACTTTGGATACGTGTGTGAAACTGAATTTCCTGCCAAAGCAGTAGCTGAATTTCTCAACCGACAACATTCCGATCCCAATGAGCAAGTGACAAGAAAAAACATGCTTCTGGCTACAAA ACAGATATGCAAGAGTTCACCGACCTGCTGGCTCAGGACCGATCCCCTCTGGGGAACTCCCGGCCCAATCCCATCCTGGAGCCTGGCATCCAGAGCTGCTTGA
- the TFAP2A gene encoding transcription factor AP-2-alpha isoform X2 produces the protein MEEQRGSGQPNPESQARLRNGGARGRRGQGSTSGAESRMNARTRSPVAAAGGSRPPRYPEDRHDGTSNGTARLPQLGTPEPPARPAAAAAPGLARPEAEPGVRAPAHAPGAAPPAAGPGSSQGLPTARGPPARPARAWLGTRRPPDPLLTSRHRGRPGKRPRGRCERQCSAYSPTPREDAGDTQPHVEDPGINIPDQTVIKKGPVSLSKSNSNAVSAIPINKDNLFGGVVNPNEVFCSVPGRLSLLSSTSKYKVTVAEVQRRLSPPECLNASLLGGVLRRAKSKNGGRSLREKLDKIGLNLPAGRRKAANVTLLTSLVEGEAVHLARDFGYVCETEFPAKAVAEFLNRQHSDPNEQVTRKNMLLATKQICKSSPTCWLRTDPLWGTPGPIPSWSLASRAA, from the exons ATGGAGGAGCAGCGAGGCAGCGGGCAGCCGAATCCCGAGTCCCAGGCCCGGCTGCGAAACGGAGGAGCTCGTGGCCGGAGAGGGCAGGGAAGCACCTCCGGTGCCGAGAGCCGGATGAACGCCCGGACGCGGTCCCCGGTAGCTGCTGCCGGTGGCTCGCGGCCCCCACGGTATCCCGAG GACCGTCACGACGGCACCAGCAACGGGACGGCACGGTTGCCCCAGCTGGGCACT CCTGAACCCCCTGCACGCCCAGCCGCAGCCGCAGCACCCGGGCTGGCCCggccagaggcagagccaggagtcaGGGCTCCTGCACACGCACCGGGGGCTGCCCCACCAGCTGCCGGGCCTGGATCCTCGCAGGGACTACCGACGGCACGAGGACCTCCTGCACGGCCCGCACGGGCTTGGCTCGGGACTCGGAGACCTCCCGATCCACTCCTTACCTCACGCCATCGAGGACGTCCCGGTAAGAGGCCGCGCGGACGGTGCGAGAGGCAGTGCAGCGCCTACTCACCCACTCCCAGAGAAGATGCCGGGGACACACAGCCG CATGTAGAAGACCCGGGTATTAACATCCCAGATCAAACTGTAATTAAGAAAG GCCCCGTGTCCCTGTCCAAGTCCAACAGCAACGCCGTCTCCGCCATACCCATTAATAAGGACAACCTCTTCGGTGGCGTCGTGAACCCCAACGAAGTCTTCTGTTCAGTTCCGGGTCGCCTCTCGCTCCTCAGCTCCACCTCGAAGTACAAGGTCACGGTGGCGGAAGTACAGCGGCGCCTCTCACCGCCCGAGTGTCTCAACGCTTCGCTGCTGGGCGGAGTGCTGCGGAG GGCGAAGTCTAAAAATGGAGGAAGATCTTTAAGagaaaaactggacaaaatagGATTAAATCTGCCAGCAGGGAGACGTAAAGCTGCCAATGTCACCCTGCTCACATCACTAGTGGAGG GAGAAGCCGTCCATCTAGCCAGGGACTTTGGATACGTGTGTGAAACTGAATTTCCTGCCAAAGCAGTAGCTGAATTTCTCAACCGACAACATTCCGATCCCAATGAGCAAGTGACAAGAAAAAACATGCTTCTGGCTACAAA ACAGATATGCAAGAGTTCACCGACCTGCTGGCTCAGGACCGATCCCCTCTGGGGAACTCCCGGCCCAATCCCATCCTGGAGCCTGGCATCCAGAGCTGCTTGA
- the TFAP2A gene encoding transcription factor AP-2-alpha isoform X1, giving the protein MEEQRGSGQPNPESQARLRNGGARGRRGQGSTSGAESRMNARTRSPVAAAGGSRPPRYPEVCPSLLGPSRRHQQRDGTVAPAGHCRSISLHQRPAAVPYPQCRLPAPYFPPPYQPIYPQSQDPYSHVNDPYSLNPLHAQPQPQHPGWPGQRQSQESGLLHTHRGLPHQLPGLDPRRDYRRHEDLLHGPHGLGSGLGDLPIHSLPHAIEDVPHVEDPGINIPDQTVIKKGPVSLSKSNSNAVSAIPINKDNLFGGVVNPNEVFCSVPGRLSLLSSTSKYKVTVAEVQRRLSPPECLNASLLGGVLRRAKSKNGGRSLREKLDKIGLNLPAGRRKAANVTLLTSLVEGEAVHLARDFGYVCETEFPAKAVAEFLNRQHSDPNEQVTRKNMLLATKQICKSSPTCWLRTDPLWGTPGPIPSWSLASRAA; this is encoded by the exons ATGGAGGAGCAGCGAGGCAGCGGGCAGCCGAATCCCGAGTCCCAGGCCCGGCTGCGAAACGGAGGAGCTCGTGGCCGGAGAGGGCAGGGAAGCACCTCCGGTGCCGAGAGCCGGATGAACGCCCGGACGCGGTCCCCGGTAGCTGCTGCCGGTGGCTCGCGGCCCCCACGGTATCCCGAGGTCTGCCCCAGCCTTTTAG GACCGTCACGACGGCACCAGCAACGGGACGGCACGGTTGCCCCAGCTGGGCACTGTAGGTCAATCTCCCTACACCAGCGCCCCGCCGCTGTCCCATACCCCCAATGCCGACTTCCAGCCCCCTACTTCCCCCCGCCCTATCAGCCTATCTACCCCCAGTCGCAAGATCCTTACTCCCACGTCAACGACCCCTACAGCCTGAACCCCCTGCACGCCCAGCCGCAGCCGCAGCACCCGGGCTGGCCCggccagaggcagagccaggagtcaGGGCTCCTGCACACGCACCGGGGGCTGCCCCACCAGCTGCCGGGCCTGGATCCTCGCAGGGACTACCGACGGCACGAGGACCTCCTGCACGGCCCGCACGGGCTTGGCTCGGGACTCGGAGACCTCCCGATCCACTCCTTACCTCACGCCATCGAGGACGTCCCG CATGTAGAAGACCCGGGTATTAACATCCCAGATCAAACTGTAATTAAGAAAG GCCCCGTGTCCCTGTCCAAGTCCAACAGCAACGCCGTCTCCGCCATACCCATTAATAAGGACAACCTCTTCGGTGGCGTCGTGAACCCCAACGAAGTCTTCTGTTCAGTTCCGGGTCGCCTCTCGCTCCTCAGCTCCACCTCGAAGTACAAGGTCACGGTGGCGGAAGTACAGCGGCGCCTCTCACCGCCCGAGTGTCTCAACGCTTCGCTGCTGGGCGGAGTGCTGCGGAG GGCGAAGTCTAAAAATGGAGGAAGATCTTTAAGagaaaaactggacaaaatagGATTAAATCTGCCAGCAGGGAGACGTAAAGCTGCCAATGTCACCCTGCTCACATCACTAGTGGAGG GAGAAGCCGTCCATCTAGCCAGGGACTTTGGATACGTGTGTGAAACTGAATTTCCTGCCAAAGCAGTAGCTGAATTTCTCAACCGACAACATTCCGATCCCAATGAGCAAGTGACAAGAAAAAACATGCTTCTGGCTACAAA ACAGATATGCAAGAGTTCACCGACCTGCTGGCTCAGGACCGATCCCCTCTGGGGAACTCCCGGCCCAATCCCATCCTGGAGCCTGGCATCCAGAGCTGCTTGA
- the TFAP2A gene encoding transcription factor AP-2-alpha isoform X7, with the protein MLVHSFSAMDRHDGTSNGTARLPQLGTPEPPARPAAAAAPGLARPEAEPGVRAPAHAPGAAPPAAGPGSSQGLPTARGPPARPARAWLGTRRPPDPLLTSRHRGRPGKRPRGRCERQCSAYSPTPREDAGDTQPHVEDPGINIPDQTVIKKGPVSLSKSNSNAVSAIPINKDNLFGGVVNPNEVFCSVPGRLSLLSSTSKYKVTVAEVQRRLSPPECLNASLLGGVLRRAKSKNGGRSLREKLDKIGLNLPAGRRKAANVTLLTSLVEGEAVHLARDFGYVCETEFPAKAVAEFLNRQHSDPNEQVTRKNMLLATKQICKSSPTCWLRTDPLWGTPGPIPSWSLASRAA; encoded by the exons ATGTTAGTTCACAGTTTTTCAGCTATG GACCGTCACGACGGCACCAGCAACGGGACGGCACGGTTGCCCCAGCTGGGCACT CCTGAACCCCCTGCACGCCCAGCCGCAGCCGCAGCACCCGGGCTGGCCCggccagaggcagagccaggagtcaGGGCTCCTGCACACGCACCGGGGGCTGCCCCACCAGCTGCCGGGCCTGGATCCTCGCAGGGACTACCGACGGCACGAGGACCTCCTGCACGGCCCGCACGGGCTTGGCTCGGGACTCGGAGACCTCCCGATCCACTCCTTACCTCACGCCATCGAGGACGTCCCGGTAAGAGGCCGCGCGGACGGTGCGAGAGGCAGTGCAGCGCCTACTCACCCACTCCCAGAGAAGATGCCGGGGACACACAGCCG CATGTAGAAGACCCGGGTATTAACATCCCAGATCAAACTGTAATTAAGAAAG GCCCCGTGTCCCTGTCCAAGTCCAACAGCAACGCCGTCTCCGCCATACCCATTAATAAGGACAACCTCTTCGGTGGCGTCGTGAACCCCAACGAAGTCTTCTGTTCAGTTCCGGGTCGCCTCTCGCTCCTCAGCTCCACCTCGAAGTACAAGGTCACGGTGGCGGAAGTACAGCGGCGCCTCTCACCGCCCGAGTGTCTCAACGCTTCGCTGCTGGGCGGAGTGCTGCGGAG GGCGAAGTCTAAAAATGGAGGAAGATCTTTAAGagaaaaactggacaaaatagGATTAAATCTGCCAGCAGGGAGACGTAAAGCTGCCAATGTCACCCTGCTCACATCACTAGTGGAGG GAGAAGCCGTCCATCTAGCCAGGGACTTTGGATACGTGTGTGAAACTGAATTTCCTGCCAAAGCAGTAGCTGAATTTCTCAACCGACAACATTCCGATCCCAATGAGCAAGTGACAAGAAAAAACATGCTTCTGGCTACAAA ACAGATATGCAAGAGTTCACCGACCTGCTGGCTCAGGACCGATCCCCTCTGGGGAACTCCCGGCCCAATCCCATCCTGGAGCCTGGCATCCAGAGCTGCTTGA
- the TFAP2A gene encoding transcription factor AP-2-alpha isoform X5 produces the protein MPTSSPLLPPALSAYLPPVARSLLPRQRPLQPEPPARPAAAAAPGLARPEAEPGVRAPAHAPGAAPPAAGPGSSQGLPTARGPPARPARAWLGTRRPPDPLLTSRHRGRPGKRPRGRCERQCSAYSPTPREDAGDTQPHVEDPGINIPDQTVIKKGPVSLSKSNSNAVSAIPINKDNLFGGVVNPNEVFCSVPGRLSLLSSTSKYKVTVAEVQRRLSPPECLNASLLGGVLRRAKSKNGGRSLREKLDKIGLNLPAGRRKAANVTLLTSLVEGEAVHLARDFGYVCETEFPAKAVAEFLNRQHSDPNEQVTRKNMLLATKQICKSSPTCWLRTDPLWGTPGPIPSWSLASRAA, from the exons ATGCCGACTTCCAGCCCCCTACTTCCCCCCGCCCTATCAGCCTATCTACCCCCAGTCGCAAGATCCTTACTCCCACGTCAACGACCCCTACAGCCTGAACCCCCTGCACGCCCAGCCGCAGCCGCAGCACCCGGGCTGGCCCggccagaggcagagccaggagtcaGGGCTCCTGCACACGCACCGGGGGCTGCCCCACCAGCTGCCGGGCCTGGATCCTCGCAGGGACTACCGACGGCACGAGGACCTCCTGCACGGCCCGCACGGGCTTGGCTCGGGACTCGGAGACCTCCCGATCCACTCCTTACCTCACGCCATCGAGGACGTCCCGGTAAGAGGCCGCGCGGACGGTGCGAGAGGCAGTGCAGCGCCTACTCACCCACTCCCAGAGAAGATGCCGGGGACACACAGCCG CATGTAGAAGACCCGGGTATTAACATCCCAGATCAAACTGTAATTAAGAAAG GCCCCGTGTCCCTGTCCAAGTCCAACAGCAACGCCGTCTCCGCCATACCCATTAATAAGGACAACCTCTTCGGTGGCGTCGTGAACCCCAACGAAGTCTTCTGTTCAGTTCCGGGTCGCCTCTCGCTCCTCAGCTCCACCTCGAAGTACAAGGTCACGGTGGCGGAAGTACAGCGGCGCCTCTCACCGCCCGAGTGTCTCAACGCTTCGCTGCTGGGCGGAGTGCTGCGGAG GGCGAAGTCTAAAAATGGAGGAAGATCTTTAAGagaaaaactggacaaaatagGATTAAATCTGCCAGCAGGGAGACGTAAAGCTGCCAATGTCACCCTGCTCACATCACTAGTGGAGG GAGAAGCCGTCCATCTAGCCAGGGACTTTGGATACGTGTGTGAAACTGAATTTCCTGCCAAAGCAGTAGCTGAATTTCTCAACCGACAACATTCCGATCCCAATGAGCAAGTGACAAGAAAAAACATGCTTCTGGCTACAAA ACAGATATGCAAGAGTTCACCGACCTGCTGGCTCAGGACCGATCCCCTCTGGGGAACTCCCGGCCCAATCCCATCCTGGAGCCTGGCATCCAGAGCTGCTTGA
- the TFAP2A gene encoding transcription factor AP-2-alpha isoform X3, whose amino-acid sequence MEEQRGSGQPNPESQARLRNGGARGRRGQGSTSGAESRMNARTRSPVAAAGGSRPPRTVTTAPATGRHGCPSWALLNPLHAQPQPQHPGWPGQRQSQESGLLHTHRGLPHQLPGLDPRRDYRRHEDLLHGPHGLGSGLGDLPIHSLPHAIEDVPHVEDPGINIPDQTVIKKGPVSLSKSNSNAVSAIPINKDNLFGGVVNPNEVFCSVPGRLSLLSSTSKYKVTVAEVQRRLSPPECLNASLLGGVLRRAKSKNGGRSLREKLDKIGLNLPAGRRKAANVTLLTSLVEGEAVHLARDFGYVCETEFPAKAVAEFLNRQHSDPNEQVTRKNMLLATKQICKSSPTCWLRTDPLWGTPGPIPSWSLASRAA is encoded by the exons ATGGAGGAGCAGCGAGGCAGCGGGCAGCCGAATCCCGAGTCCCAGGCCCGGCTGCGAAACGGAGGAGCTCGTGGCCGGAGAGGGCAGGGAAGCACCTCCGGTGCCGAGAGCCGGATGAACGCCCGGACGCGGTCCCCGGTAGCTGCTGCCGGTGGCTCGCGGCCCCCACG GACCGTCACGACGGCACCAGCAACGGGACGGCACGGTTGCCCCAGCTGGGCACT CCTGAACCCCCTGCACGCCCAGCCGCAGCCGCAGCACCCGGGCTGGCCCggccagaggcagagccaggagtcaGGGCTCCTGCACACGCACCGGGGGCTGCCCCACCAGCTGCCGGGCCTGGATCCTCGCAGGGACTACCGACGGCACGAGGACCTCCTGCACGGCCCGCACGGGCTTGGCTCGGGACTCGGAGACCTCCCGATCCACTCCTTACCTCACGCCATCGAGGACGTCCCG CATGTAGAAGACCCGGGTATTAACATCCCAGATCAAACTGTAATTAAGAAAG GCCCCGTGTCCCTGTCCAAGTCCAACAGCAACGCCGTCTCCGCCATACCCATTAATAAGGACAACCTCTTCGGTGGCGTCGTGAACCCCAACGAAGTCTTCTGTTCAGTTCCGGGTCGCCTCTCGCTCCTCAGCTCCACCTCGAAGTACAAGGTCACGGTGGCGGAAGTACAGCGGCGCCTCTCACCGCCCGAGTGTCTCAACGCTTCGCTGCTGGGCGGAGTGCTGCGGAG GGCGAAGTCTAAAAATGGAGGAAGATCTTTAAGagaaaaactggacaaaatagGATTAAATCTGCCAGCAGGGAGACGTAAAGCTGCCAATGTCACCCTGCTCACATCACTAGTGGAGG GAGAAGCCGTCCATCTAGCCAGGGACTTTGGATACGTGTGTGAAACTGAATTTCCTGCCAAAGCAGTAGCTGAATTTCTCAACCGACAACATTCCGATCCCAATGAGCAAGTGACAAGAAAAAACATGCTTCTGGCTACAAA ACAGATATGCAAGAGTTCACCGACCTGCTGGCTCAGGACCGATCCCCTCTGGGGAACTCCCGGCCCAATCCCATCCTGGAGCCTGGCATCCAGAGCTGCTTGA